The following proteins are encoded in a genomic region of Vulpes vulpes isolate BD-2025 chromosome X, VulVul3, whole genome shotgun sequence:
- the LOC112911812 gene encoding cytochrome c oxidase subunit 8A, mitochondrial-like, which yields MSVLTALLLRGLTGLAWRLLVPCLDPFHRPWEQLSTIGLTSCFLCFLLPLGWVLSHLESYKKWE from the coding sequence ATGTCTGTACTGACAGCATTGTTGCTGAGGGGCCTGACAGGCCTAGCCTGGAGGCTCCTGGTACCGTGCCTAGATCCATTCCACAGGCCATGGGAGCAGCTCAGTACCATTGGGCTCACCTCCTGCTTCCTATGTTTTCTCTTGCCATTGGGCTGGGTCCTGTCACATTTGGAGAGCTATAAGAAGTGGGAGTGA